In Vitis riparia cultivar Riparia Gloire de Montpellier isolate 1030 chromosome 19, EGFV_Vit.rip_1.0, whole genome shotgun sequence, the following proteins share a genomic window:
- the LOC117908448 gene encoding uncharacterized protein LOC117908448 yields MLQSSQRLFSSFSLPLSPSHNPCLSPPFYSLSRPTSLHLVSAHLRTRAEPLLAQVPDTTTTAPEEGPIELPPSSSSIFATTDDPTPLQVATSVLLTGAISVFLFRSIRRRVKRAKELRFRSSGVKKTLKEEALDSLKAMGSGSVKAAPPSPVQALLGGITAGVIALILYKFTITIEASLNRQTVSDNFSVRQITITIRTIINGLCYLATFVFGINSVGLFLYSGQLALNSFMEGSTSEETQIKGEEQLSTPNTLTDSPPDGTQLNSSEGDQRAQDEQ; encoded by the exons ATGTTGCAGTCCTCTCAACGCCTTTTCTCCTCCTTCTCCTTGCCTCTCTCTCCTTCACACAACCCATGTCTGTCTCCTCCATTCTACTCTCTCTCCAGACCCACCTCTCTCCACCTTGTCTCAGCCCACCTTCGGACCAGGGCGGAACCATTGCTGGCCCAGGTTCCAGACACCACCACCACTGCCCCAGAGGAGGGACCCATTGAACTCCCGCCGTCCTCGTCCTCCATTTTCGCCACCACTGATGACCCTACACCTCTGCAAGTGGCTACCAGCGTTCTCCTCACTGGGGCCATCTCTGTGTTCCTCTTTCGCTCCATACGACGTCGTGTAAAGCGAGCTAAAGAACTG AGATTTAGGTCCTCAGGAGTGAAGAAGACATTGAAGGAGGAGGCATTGGATAGTTTGAAGGCAATGGGGTCAGGTTCTGTCAAAGCTGCACCACCTTCACCTGTTCAGGCATTATTGGGTGGAATAACAGCAGGGGTGATCGCCcttatcttatataaatttaCTATTACCATCGAGGCATCTCTTAATCGGCAGACAGTGTCAGACAATTTCTCG GTGCGCCAAATAACAATAACCATAAG GACTATTATCAACGGGTTGTGCTACCTTGCAACATTTGTTTTTGGCATCAACTCTGTCGGTTTATTCCTTTATTCTGGTCAGCTAGCCCTCAACTCCTTCATGGAAGGTTCTACAAGTGAAGAAACTCAAATTAAAGGTGAAGAGCAGTTAAGCACACCCAATACATTGACTGACAGTCCCCCTGATGGCACCCAATTGAATAGCAGTGAGGGGGACCAAAGAGCACAGGATGAGCAATAA
- the LOC117908079 gene encoding uncharacterized protein LOC117908079: MDAPVRPCSDIDNITDEKARTQDLGSFVAMAVMGDDPFGSFSIRDEKVEAVDLLEVCWFFENLLERRKMMSRCYSDPCTSSNFCQEMMVRNSYANDRSPPEKLPEEDDCVGHTSPSLPCLGRREATQEEGPGSGPSKSTQNHLLGSPSLPPSVERREEEIQVKDVDLVQPNLLRAPSLAPCVGRKEGAVQEGEIGLETGKLTQKSSQRGLLRAPSMPPCVGREGLIQYKERDPRSSKLTRTTSLSPPDILPRRHTYKGLAQNYGTPRHRLLRKQEEGTMSMNVAKEMRRRYLNQTNVIRKSLSDLEYEEVQGFKDLGFTFEKEDLSPSVVNILPGLQAKDRGGPMEEDSVRRPYLSEAWIVQCSAPPIPNWVGKSSAQDMKAQIKFWARAVASNVHQEC; encoded by the exons ATGGATGCCCCAGTTAGGCCATGTTCAGATATTGATAATATAACAGATGAAAAGGCCAGAACACAAGATCTCGGTAGCTTTGTGGCTATGGCGGTGATGGGAGATGACCCTTTTGGCTCTTTTTCTATCAGGGATGAGAAGGTGGAGGCTGTGGATCTTTTGGAAGTGTGCTGGTTCTTTGAGAACTTGCTTGAGAGGAGAAAAATGATGTCTAGATGTTACTCAGATCCTTGCACGTCTTCCAACTTTTGTCAAGAGATGATGGTAAGGAACTCATATGCCAATGATCGCAGCCCTCCAGAGAAACTCCCCGAAGAAGATGATTGTGTTGGTCATACTTCACCTTCACTGCCTTGTTTAGGGAGGAGAGAGGCAACCCAAGAGGAAGGACCCGGTTCAGGACCGAGCAAGTCGACTCAGAATCATTTGCTCGGGTCTCCGTCACTCCCGCCTAGTGTAGAGAGAAGGGAAGAAGAAATACAAGTGAAGGATGTTGATTTGGTGCAGCCTAATTTGCTTAGGGCACCATCACTGGCACCTTGTGTAGGGAGGAAGGAAGGAGCAGTCCAAGAAGGGGAAATCGGATTGGAAACAGGCAAATTGACTCAAAAATCGTCGCAGCGAGGTTTGCTTAGAGCCCCATCAATGCCACCTTGTGTGGGGAGGGAAGGACTGATTCAATACAAAGAAAGGGATCCTAGAAGCAGCAAGTTGACTAGGACAACATCCCTTAGCCCTCCTGATATCTTGCCTCGACGGCACACTTATAAG GGTTTGGCCCAAAACTATGGCACACCAAGGCATCGACTGCTCAGAAAACAAGAAGAGGGGACTATGTCCATGAACGTAGCCAAGGAGATGAGGCGTCGATACCTCAATCAAACCAATGTGATAAGGAAGAGTCTAAGCGATCTTGAGTATGAAGAAGTACAAGGATTCAAGGACTTGGGGTTCACATTTGAGAAAGAAGATTTAAGCCCAAGTGTGGTGAACATACTGCCTGGTCTACAAGCCAAGGACAGAGGAGGCCCAATGGAGGAAGACAGTGTGAGGAGGCCCTACCTTTCTGAGGCATGGATTGTGCAGTGCTCAGCACCTCCAATCCCAAATTGGGTTGGCAAAAGTTCAGCACAAGACATGAAGGCACAAATCAAGTTTTGGGCAAGAGCTGTGGCCTCCAATGTGCACCAAGAGTGCTGA